A DNA window from Enterobacter cloacae subsp. cloacae ATCC 13047 contains the following coding sequences:
- a CDS encoding nuclear transport factor 2 family protein yields the protein MNLLPDVISRFVDYYTALDSQPPSALAGLYHPDATLIDPFGEHNGLFALQRYFTHLLANVEHCRFTLDSPLIGEHRFVVTWVMHWSHPRIAGGEPLELPGCSVVDVEKDRIIRQRDYYDAGEMIYEHLPLLGWAVRGVKRRVKS from the coding sequence ATGAACCTTTTGCCTGACGTCATCAGTCGGTTTGTTGATTACTACACCGCGCTGGATTCCCAGCCGCCCTCGGCGCTGGCGGGGCTTTACCATCCCGATGCCACGCTTATCGATCCGTTTGGTGAACATAACGGCCTGTTCGCCCTGCAACGCTATTTCACCCATCTGCTGGCGAATGTCGAACACTGTCGTTTCACGCTTGATTCCCCTTTGATCGGCGAGCATCGCTTTGTTGTCACCTGGGTCATGCACTGGTCGCACCCGCGCATTGCCGGTGGCGAGCCTCTGGAACTGCCTGGCTGCTCCGTGGTGGACGTGGAAAAGGATCGGATTATTCGCCAGCGGGACTACTACGATGCCGGAGAGATGATCTACGAACATCTGCCTTTGCTTGGCTGGGCGGTTCGCGGCGTGAAGCGGAGGGTGAAATCATGA
- a CDS encoding TetR/AcrR family transcriptional regulator, whose product MVVKRLRKEERRAQLLEVARGIVRQQGTEALTLGFLAERANVTKPIPYDHFGDREGLLMALYQDFSDRQLKKFRETLNRDNKTLAQTIRFFSAAYIDCAISAGPETGPIAAALSGSRALQIFREACVADCADCLQMALAPFIVLQGVTGEAALTAIIGAADALSTAAGNGILARNVAEEMLSGAMTGVLNTYLDSTK is encoded by the coding sequence ATGGTTGTTAAGCGCTTAAGAAAAGAAGAACGCCGCGCACAGCTGCTGGAAGTCGCGCGCGGAATTGTGCGCCAGCAAGGCACTGAGGCCCTTACGCTGGGTTTCCTGGCCGAGCGCGCCAACGTCACCAAACCCATTCCTTACGATCATTTTGGCGATCGTGAAGGGCTGCTGATGGCGCTCTATCAGGACTTCAGCGACAGGCAGCTCAAGAAATTTCGCGAGACGTTGAACAGAGACAATAAAACGCTGGCACAGACGATCCGTTTTTTCAGCGCCGCGTATATCGACTGCGCGATCTCTGCGGGCCCCGAAACGGGCCCCATAGCGGCGGCTCTGTCCGGCTCGCGGGCGCTGCAGATTTTCCGCGAGGCCTGCGTGGCCGACTGCGCAGACTGCCTGCAGATGGCGCTTGCCCCTTTTATTGTGCTGCAAGGGGTAACAGGTGAAGCGGCCCTGACGGCCATTATTGGGGCCGCGGATGCGCTCAGTACGGCTGCCGGAAATGGGATCCTCGCGCGTAACGTTGCCGAAGAGATGCTCAGCGGCGCGATGACCGGCGTCCTCAATACCTATCTGGACAGCACAAAATGA